The genomic DNA CTGTTGGTCATTGATGATGCGGATATGCTAAGCAAGCAATTGAACGATTTTACGATAAAGGATCAGCTTTCTGCCATTGTGCGGTTGGGACGTGATCGCAATGTGCATGTCGTGCTTTCGGGCGTGCCATCTGATTTTCCAACCTTTGGTGTGGACTGGTTTAATGATGTTAAAGCAAGTCAAAGTGGTATGCTTTTTGGAACACTGGATTCGAATGATTTATCGTTCTTTCGTATTCCCTATTCAGAAGCAAACGCCGCCGCTGGTGGCCTAAAAGTCCTGCCCCCTGGGCAGGGATACTACGTACGACGCAAATTTACCAGGTTAAAAGCGGCAATTCCCTTCTCAGAGCAAGTGAGCTGTGAGGATTGGATAACGAAAATTCGTGACCGTTGGCATGTTGTAGTTTGAAGGGAGGTGGCTCATAATGTTAACGTTTCAAGCTTCCAAGCAGAAGTTAATAACCCTCAAGTCGAAGGAGCTTTTTTTCCTGGCAGGCATATTGGGTTCTGACAGACTGCTTGGGGTGGAAGATCCGTTTAAGGGCTATCTGGCAGACGAGTTGGCGGAAGAGTGGGAGCGGGTAAAAGCCTCTCTTCTGGAAAAAGGTTATCTAAAGCGGGTAGATGAGGGCACTGAGTTGGCCATGCCCCCTACCGTTTTTTCAAGGGTTGCTATCGCGGGATTATCTAACCGGGCTTGCCACATACGTTATGAACGGGGCGGCAAGCAGTTCGAAGGTTACCTCCATTGCACGAACGAGCGTGTCGTGGAGCTAGTGAAATCCGTTGATGAACCTGATGAGTACCGTCTGTATGATCTGGGTAATGTGGAGAAGGCTTGCGAGACATTGATTGATAAAATGGGCTGGGTAGATCGGCTTGTGCCTGAATCACCTGCGCTAATGTTCTCCAAGCAGGCATTTAATGAAATTTACAAGCAATCTGCAGGAGAGAGTGTCTCTCAGATTAACAGCAAACTGACTGAGGCAAGCGGTGATGTAGAAGGTTCTACGAGACTTGCCCAATCATTGAGTTCCCGTATAGCCGAAGGGGAATTGCAATTGCTGGTCTGGAACGGCAGGGAGTGGGAATCACAGCGGGTTGCCTTTGTCCTGTGTCCAATGATGAACTGGATATTTCGTATGAGCTCTAATGGCAACGGAGATTGGCTTATTGCAGCCATGGCATCAAGAGATCAGTTTGTGGATTTATTATTGAATTGGTTGAGACAGTCGGCAGTGAAAGAAGAAGCGACAGAAGAAGGGTGATGGATATGCGCATTCGAGTTGAGCCGGATGTGCTTCGGGGGCTTAGCGGGCAGCTACAGCATGCGGCGGAGCAAATTCAACAGTTAACAGCAGGGTTGGAGCAGGCGTTACAATCGTTTGATTGGGATGTATCTGCGCGTGAGTCGGTCTTGAATCATTGGATGCAGGCCAAACGGATGTCGGAGCAGATTCATGCTTACCTCCATACATCAGGGATACAACTGAATCGAAAGGCAGAAGAGTTTCAGTCTGTTGACCACAACTATCATACGATTCTGTCATTTGCCAGCCAACCATTAGGACGACCAGTCACGATGCTGGATTGGTCGAATCAACAGTCACCGTCTATTTTGCCTAGTCAACCCTCGGAAGGAAGCAGCGGTCCGATTTCGGACCCGCAGTCTGTCGTGAATGCTATTGCTGGTGTACAGTCGTCGTCGGATGCAGGTATGCTGAATCAGGATATTTTAAAGCAGGCGTCTTCCAGCAATCCACAGGAATGGTATTTTGCTGATCCAGCTATAGTTAAGGATCAGCCTGTCGCTTAGTAGATTCCCGGGACTCTCATGCCAGCCATGAGGATTCTATAAATTCAGTTTATAGAATCCTGATTTTTTGGGACTTATTAGGTACTGATTCTATTGATATTATACTGTTAGATGCTGTTTTATAGTCAAAAAGTGTGGTTATTACAATTAGGACCTTCGCCTTTTGTAGGAAATTAAATAAACATAGTACAATTTGAACCAGTTAAACAATACATTTTATTCTCATCAAGGAGGACTCATAATATGGCGGGACGCATTTTAATTACCCCGGAGCAGGTTGATCAGGTGGCTAACCAATTTAAACAAAGCGGCGAACAAAGCCAGCAGATCGTTTCCAGCTTGACACAATCCATCTCAGGTATGGAAGGTCAATGGGAAGGTATGACTAAACAACGCTTTTTTCAAGAGTTTCAGGAAGCCAGCAAGCAAATGCAAGCTTTCGTAACGACTTTGAACAGCATCAGCCAGGAACTGACGGCTATTGCTAACAAATTCCGTACCGTTGACCAAACGAAGTAAGATGCGTGATAAGCATCACCCTATAATATACCACTCTATGAGGAAACAATATGGATGAACCCTCTTTATGGTTTGTACATTTGGTATAGTGGTTATCAGGAAAAACCGGGCGATCTTCGGACACCCGGTTTTCTTGCCATCCACAGATTGTATATAATAGAGTGAGGAAACTAGCATACTGAACGATGTAAGGAGAGGGATGTTCCATGTCTTTTCAACCGAATCCGGGAGACGAATTGATCATAAACGGCACAGCCTATGTGATTGGGCGACATCCTGTTGCACCCGGTTTGGCTTATGCTCAAGCAGGGCGGCAGGGGATCGTATACCAGCTCAATGCCAAAAGCGGAGCGCCGCATGAGGCTAAAGCCCTTAAAGTGTTTTTTCCAAAGTTCCGTATCCCGGCTATGGTTTATCAATCTGAGCATATGGAAGCCTACGGGGATATTTCCGGTTTGCAGGTATGCAAGCGTGATGTGCTCACTCCAGAAAGAAACGGAAGTCTGATCGCCGAGCAGCCTGATTTGTTATATGCAGTGCTGATGCCATGGATTCATGGGACGACATGGTTCGATTGTCTCACAGCTCAGCAGCAGCTTGAGACTTCCGATAGTCTGGCTTTGGCCCGGGCGCTGGCAGGGATCGGTTCAGCTATGGAGCAAAAAGGACTAGCGCACTGTGATTTATCTGCGCCGAATGTCATGCTTCCGTTTTTTTCTGAAGTGGAACTGCCTGAAGGCACATCAGCTGTAGAATTGGTCGATGTGGAACAAATGTACAGTACCAAAATGGATCGTCCGGATGCTCTATTGGCGGGTTCGCCGGGGTATGCTGCGCACCGAACCGTTCACAGCGGATTATGGAGCGCGTATGCGGATCGTTTTGCAGGGGCCATTATTATTGGCGAAATGCTGGGATGGTCAGACCGTGTGGTGGTCGATAAAGCGTGGGGCGAAAGTTATTTTGACCAGCATGAAATGCAGACGCCTTGCGAACGTTATTATATTTTACGCAAGTCGCTGGAAGCCCGTTGGGGAAGCAAAGTGGTGGAGCTGTTTAGCCGTGCCTGGGACAGTCAGGATCTGAGCAGTTGCCCTACCTTTGGTGAATGGCTGGTTGTACTCAATGCACTTACCGAGCAAGAGATTCCTGTTGAAGTAGAGACGGTGGAACCCGAGGCGACAGAGGCAGCAGCATTAGCTACTGGCGAGTCCGGGGAAGCCGCATCCTCCTTGGTTGCACCGCTCCAAGCGGAACAAGCTGCGATACTGAACCAGGCGGTCGAGGAGCAAGGAGAGCGCGGGGTGACGGACAAGCTGTTCCGGCAGGCGCGTGAACTGGAGAAGCAAAACAAGCCTGCTGCGGCCCTAGAGGTATATCGGTCGTTGTATCATTTTGTAGAAGACGGCAGCCCTCTGCATGTGGAGGTATCGGCTGCCATTATGGGGCTGGAGGAACAGTTGAACCCCAAGCCGCCTGAGCAGCCTGAAAAATCAGCAGCCTGGTACCGCTCCAAAACGTTCATTGTGACAACGGCGGCGGCTGTCGTTCTGCTGGCTGTTGGCATTCCAGCCGTGAATATTCTGGCGGATCAGTCCAATCAGCGGCAAATCGAGGCAACCAAACAGGAAGAAGCCGCAAAGGCGGCGAAAGCGAAGCTGACTGCCGAGCAGGAGGCCTCTCAAAAGGCACTGACGGAGAAGCAGCGGCAGGAAGCTGAGCAGCAGGCCAAACAACAGGCTCTTGTTGCCCAAAAGCAGCAGGAAGAGCAGAAAAAACAACAGGCTCTTGTAGCTCAGCAAGTCAAATATGAAGCCTATCTTGCTCAAAAGGAGCAAAACAAGCAGGCGGCCGCCAAGCTGGCAAAGCAGAAAGCGTATGATCAGCAGGCGAAATACGAAAAATATTTAGCCTGGAAAAAGAACGAGGCTGCCCGCGCAGCGCAGGAAGAGGCAGCACGTAAGGCGGCGGCAGAGGCGAAGCAAAAGCAAAAAGCATCAATTCATGCAAGTAACAAACAGAATGTTCTCCAGCTTATTTCCCTGTATAACAAGGCTTATGCTTCTCAGGAGGGCGGAAGCACGGCGAAGGCGAAGGGGTTTGCCAATCGTTTTAGAGCGTTGTACGAAAGTAATTCTTCCTATTATCGTTCGGTAGGCGAAGTCGGGTACCGGGCTTCCTCTATCTAT from Paenibacillus sp. FSL R10-2782 includes the following:
- a CDS encoding WXG100 family type VII secretion target, with protein sequence MAGRILITPEQVDQVANQFKQSGEQSQQIVSSLTQSISGMEGQWEGMTKQRFFQEFQEASKQMQAFVTTLNSISQELTAIANKFRTVDQTK
- a CDS encoding WXG100 family type VII secretion target — protein: MRIRVEPDVLRGLSGQLQHAAEQIQQLTAGLEQALQSFDWDVSARESVLNHWMQAKRMSEQIHAYLHTSGIQLNRKAEEFQSVDHNYHTILSFASQPLGRPVTMLDWSNQQSPSILPSQPSEGSSGPISDPQSVVNAIAGVQSSSDAGMLNQDILKQASSSNPQEWYFADPAIVKDQPVA